The Methanothrix soehngenii GP6 genome has a window encoding:
- the sepS gene encoding O-phosphoserine--tRNA ligase — translation MKFDPNQIREAARKDFDKTWQEGREYLGRPSLNERYPRNSYSFGSVHPIFDTVQKLREAYIRLGFNEAMNPVMVEAQDVYRQFGSEALAVLDRCFYLAGLPRPDIGISDERIAQINALLGRELSAEEVEALRQILHSYKKGKVEGDDLVGEIAHALSAHDALIGTVLEKVFPEFKGLKAEATSRTLRSHMTSGWFLSLSNLHYRQRLPIRLFSVDRCFRREQAEDAARLMSYYSASCVIMDEDVSIEDGKAVADGLLSQFGFQKFQFRPDDKRSKYYVPGTQIEVYAYHPGLVGSATKYSSGWVEVATFGIYSPTALSQYDIPYPVMNLGLGVERIAMILHNSQDVRALSYPQFQANWELTAREMAQMIAVEMTPSTPEGQAIAESVIGVCLEHGDAASPCEFPAWEGELFGRHIQVWVVEPEENTKLCGPAALNEIVVHKQNVMGIPRTSRWEEAFNEGVSTGIRFIDSFAALSAYEIEAAAMKGNESETRARIVRSPADINIKIHPALERYITSYKHKIDLRGPVFTTVKSKLL, via the coding sequence ATGAAGTTCGATCCCAATCAGATCCGGGAGGCGGCCCGGAAGGATTTCGATAAGACCTGGCAGGAAGGAAGAGAGTACCTTGGCCGGCCATCCTTGAATGAGAGATATCCGCGAAATAGCTATTCCTTCGGCTCAGTTCATCCTATCTTCGATACCGTTCAGAAGCTACGAGAGGCCTATATTCGCCTCGGCTTCAATGAGGCCATGAATCCGGTGATGGTCGAGGCCCAGGATGTCTACCGCCAGTTCGGCTCCGAGGCTCTTGCCGTTCTGGACAGGTGCTTTTATCTCGCCGGCCTTCCCCGGCCGGACATCGGCATATCGGACGAGAGGATCGCCCAGATAAACGCCCTCCTGGGTCGGGAGCTCTCGGCAGAGGAGGTGGAGGCGCTCCGTCAGATCCTCCATTCCTACAAAAAGGGGAAGGTTGAGGGCGACGACCTGGTGGGAGAGATCGCTCATGCCCTTTCTGCTCACGATGCTCTGATAGGCACTGTCCTGGAGAAGGTGTTTCCGGAGTTCAAAGGACTGAAAGCAGAGGCCACCAGTCGCACCTTGAGAAGCCATATGACAAGTGGCTGGTTTCTGTCCCTCTCCAACCTCCATTACCGCCAGAGGCTGCCCATCAGACTCTTCTCTGTGGACCGATGCTTCCGCCGGGAGCAGGCGGAGGATGCCGCCCGCCTGATGAGCTACTATTCGGCCAGCTGTGTGATCATGGATGAGGATGTATCCATAGAAGATGGGAAGGCGGTTGCAGACGGCCTCCTCAGCCAGTTCGGTTTCCAGAAGTTCCAGTTCCGACCGGATGACAAGAGGAGCAAGTACTACGTTCCCGGAACTCAGATCGAGGTCTATGCTTATCATCCGGGACTGGTCGGCTCGGCCACCAAGTACAGCAGCGGCTGGGTTGAGGTGGCTACATTCGGCATCTACTCGCCCACTGCCCTGTCCCAATATGATATCCCCTATCCGGTCATGAACCTGGGGCTGGGAGTGGAGCGGATCGCCATGATTCTGCATAACTCTCAGGATGTGAGAGCTCTCTCCTACCCCCAGTTCCAGGCCAATTGGGAGCTCACTGCCCGGGAGATGGCCCAGATGATCGCTGTTGAAATGACCCCCAGCACGCCAGAGGGGCAGGCGATAGCCGAATCTGTGATCGGGGTGTGCCTTGAGCATGGTGATGCCGCCTCTCCCTGCGAGTTTCCTGCCTGGGAGGGAGAGCTCTTCGGAAGGCATATTCAGGTCTGGGTGGTCGAGCCGGAGGAGAACACCAAGCTCTGCGGCCCGGCTGCCCTCAATGAGATCGTGGTCCATAAGCAGAACGTCATGGGCATCCCCCGCACCTCCCGCTGGGAGGAGGCGTTCAATGAGGGAGTGAGCACAGGCATTCGATTCATCGATTCCTTTGCTGCTCTTTCTGCCTATGAGATCGAGGCGGCGGCAATGAAAGGCAATGAGTCTGAGACCAGAGCGAGGATTGTGAGAAGCCCGGCGGATATAAACATCAAGATTCACCCAGCTCTCGAGAGGTACATCACCAGCTACAAGCACAAGATCGACCTGAGGGGACCGGTCTTCACCACGGTGAAGAGCAAGCTGCTCTGA
- the rpiA gene encoding ribose-5-phosphate isomerase RpiA, whose product MKDASSNSAAKKAAGEAAAELVRNGMVVGLGTGSTVAWTIKRLGERVREEDLDFCGVPTSFQAEQLAIESNIRLTSLNQHPVLDLAIDGADQVDINLMVIKGGGAAHTREKVVSCSAKWFVIVADQSKFVERLTWPVPVEVIPIAFRLTGRRLEELGGKPVLRQGLRKDGPVITDNGNFVMDVDFGTIEDPRSLAAKISLIPGVVEHGIFDNLDELYLARAGGMERIKRALR is encoded by the coding sequence ATGAAGGACGCATCATCCAATTCCGCTGCCAAGAAGGCGGCAGGTGAGGCAGCGGCAGAGCTGGTCAGGAACGGTATGGTGGTTGGCCTGGGCACGGGCTCCACTGTGGCCTGGACGATAAAGAGGCTGGGAGAGAGGGTCAGAGAGGAGGATCTGGACTTTTGTGGCGTTCCCACCTCTTTTCAGGCCGAACAGCTGGCCATAGAATCAAATATAAGGCTCACCAGCTTAAACCAGCATCCAGTTCTTGATCTGGCCATCGACGGGGCAGACCAGGTGGACATAAACCTGATGGTGATCAAGGGCGGCGGAGCGGCGCATACCCGGGAGAAGGTGGTATCCTGCTCGGCCAAGTGGTTCGTGATCGTTGCCGATCAGTCCAAGTTTGTAGAAAGACTAACCTGGCCGGTGCCTGTGGAGGTGATTCCCATCGCCTTTAGGCTAACAGGAAGGAGGCTGGAGGAACTGGGAGGCAAGCCGGTGCTGCGACAGGGATTGAGGAAGGACGGGCCGGTGATCACCGATAACGGGAATTTCGTTATGGACGTGGACTTCGGGACCATCGAGGATCCCAGGTCTCTTGCGGCCAAGATCAGCCTCATTCCTGGAGTGGTGGAGCACGGCATATTCGATAACTTGGATGAGCTTTATCTCGCCCGGGCGGGAGGTATGGAAAGAATTAAAAGAGCTCTTCGCTGA
- a CDS encoding cupin domain-containing protein, giving the protein MTETENEKAAPRVKRLEDLVAYQDGSVVSREIIHKSTGTATIFAFDIGQGLSEHTAPFDALVNIVDGEVEITISGKAYRLAKGDCIILPAGEPHALKAISRFKMLLVMIRS; this is encoded by the coding sequence ATGACGGAAACTGAAAACGAGAAGGCTGCGCCCAGAGTCAAGAGGCTGGAGGACCTGGTGGCATACCAGGACGGCTCCGTGGTCAGCCGGGAGATAATCCACAAGAGCACGGGAACGGCTACCATCTTCGCCTTCGACATCGGCCAGGGGCTGAGCGAGCATACTGCCCCCTTTGACGCCCTGGTGAACATCGTCGATGGTGAGGTTGAGATCACAATATCGGGAAAAGCCTATAGACTGGCAAAAGGAGACTGCATAATCCTGCCTGCGGGCGAGCCCCATGCCCTCAAGGCAATCAGCAGATTCAAGATGCTGTTGGTGATGATCAGATCCTGA
- a CDS encoding MBL fold metallo-hydrolase encodes MSLKVTLLGTGVGIPQPGRSQAAILIENDLPLLLDCGAGTLLRLDQVGAGPEAIDTVVLSHLHLDHVHDLLALANGRYLSGLQGLSIFGPAGTREWFESLQAAYPNLERMESHVQELKAMDSFSIKGFDIFAEEALHSVTALAYRLEAEERVIVYSGDTEPSARVAALADGSDLLIHECSFPEPFDVTNHTTPLKLGNMLSNHDLKRVVLTHLYPQAEGHEDEMAQQVIELSGAPTIVGWDMMIMEI; translated from the coding sequence ATGAGCCTCAAAGTTACTCTCCTTGGCACCGGCGTTGGCATCCCCCAGCCCGGCCGCTCTCAGGCAGCGATATTGATAGAGAATGATCTGCCTCTGCTCCTCGATTGCGGTGCGGGCACCCTCTTGCGCCTGGATCAAGTGGGAGCAGGCCCAGAAGCGATTGACACTGTAGTGCTCAGCCATCTTCACCTGGACCATGTCCACGATCTTCTCGCCCTGGCCAATGGGCGCTACCTATCCGGCCTTCAGGGATTATCGATCTTCGGCCCCGCGGGCACGAGAGAATGGTTCGAGAGCCTCCAGGCCGCCTATCCAAACCTGGAGAGGATGGAGTCTCATGTGCAGGAGCTCAAGGCCATGGACTCCTTCTCCATCAAGGGCTTTGACATCTTTGCCGAGGAGGCGCTCCACAGCGTTACTGCTCTCGCCTATCGCCTGGAAGCGGAGGAGAGGGTGATCGTCTATTCCGGTGACACCGAGCCCTCTGCCCGGGTGGCAGCTTTAGCCGATGGCTCAGATCTGCTCATTCACGAGTGTTCGTTTCCCGAGCCCTTCGATGTCACCAACCATACCACTCCATTGAAGCTGGGAAATATGCTCAGCAATCATGATCTGAAAAGGGTGGTCCTCACCCATCTATATCCCCAGGCAGAGGGGCATGAGGACGAGATGGCTCAGCAGGTGATAGAGCTATCTGGAGCGCCCACCATTGTGGGATGGGATATGATGATCATGGAGATCTGA